acagcgacaatatttaACAACTAAGTGGCTACATGACACTATGGTCCTCTTAGGATCATATTTTATaggttatgtatgaattttatagTGAATTTAAAGCCCTAAACTCCATCATACCTGCAAAAGAATTGTATCCAGTAGACTTCACCCAATCACCACAGCCAAAGTCAATCAGCTTCAGCTCCAAGGTTCGGGGGTTGATGAGAAAGTTCTCCAGTTTGATGTCCCGGTGAAAGACACCTCGCTCGTGGCATGTTCTCACTGCCTGCACTGCCTGCAACATGATGCTTTTGGCTGTGCGTTCATTAAGTGAACCTCCACAACGGTGTATGAAGACGTTCAAGTCCATGCAACACGGAGGGCGCTCAACAATTAAAATGAAGCGCTTGGGCTCATCAAACCACTCCACCAGTTGGATTATGTTTCTGACGGGTGGATtgctcatcctcatcatcatagCCACTTCATAAGGCACAATCCTGCCTGCAGGCTGCAAGAGGACATGAAAAGCAAGATTAGTCAATAAGAAATGACAATGTGACATTCGATTCTGTGTTATTATTACTAAATGGTGTTCCGTTTGAAAGTAGAATCTGGGTTTTAGGTGCACTTACATCCCGGATACACTTTTCATATCTCTGCTTCATGACACATTTAATCGCCACCTGCACACAAAGACAATATCATAtttatatgattatttttttaatctgagtATTAAAAAGAGGAAAGTATGAGATAATAAAGTTATGGACGTGTTGAGTCAAAAACCTCTAGGCCATCGGAAATGCGGGTTCCAGCGAAGACAGCTCCAAAACCTCCTTGACCCAGTTTGCACCCAGTAATGTACCGAGAAGCAAAGGTGTCTGTGGAAAACATATTATACATAGTATTAAttaaacaacaacagaaaaaaagtttcttgtaaaatttacagtaagttaacatcaaaaaagttgtcagtaaaggagtgtaaaattacagtaatttactGTGAAGGAAGAAGATTATACCATATTAATGTATAAAAAGTATAgttaataatttaatgtaaacaCATTTTAGAGAAAGTTTTGAAATAAACAGATAcattataaaactgtatttatttctttacagtAACTCTACATCACTTTAATGTTTGGGGGTCTTTAGTTTAGCCATTCACTTTAAATGCTGACAATAGAAAAAATAGTAATTTGCTCTAACatcctacaacactgtggccataTAGGTGACCATTGTAAATTAGCCATGATAGACAAGAGTCTAACAATAAGTTAGGGGTGGGGACATAACTATTATGCAAGAAAATAATATCAGGGGCCAACTAAACATGAACTAACCTGGTTTGGGGGCGTCTGTCTGAATCTGTCTCTCAGGACAGGTTTCTTCAGTCTTCCTTTTCTTATACACCTGGGCCTCAGTATTAGGAAGATCCCTAACTTTTCGTTCCTCCCCTGcagatttagatagatagatagatagatagatagatagatagatagatagatagatagatagatagatgttgtGAAATTTACCTAAATTAAATATGGATCATTTAAGTAATTGCAGATGATTTATGATGGAATTAAATTAAAACTCACTGTGATTCATGGGGTTAGTAAATATACCACAATTTAATTGAGAAAAATTAACTTACTGCAAAGTTACTCTTTTATAATAGAGAAAATACTAACTTGCTCTTACatcctacaacactgtggccagatAGGTGACCATTGTAAAGTAGCCATGATAGACAAAAGTCCACACTGGTGGTGAGTTTCGGGTGGGGAAATACCTATTATGCAAGAAAACATTATCAGGGGCCAACTGACCATGAACTAACCTGGTTTGGGGGCGTCTCTCTGAATCTGTCTCTCAGGACAAGTTTCTTCGATCTTCCTTTTCCTAGATGCCTGGGCTTCAGTATTGAGAAGctctcttattcttatttctttcCCTGCAGattaaaatagatagatagatagatagatagatagatagatagatagatagatagatagatagatagatagatagatagatagatggaattAAGTTAAAAATGACTGTGATTCATGGGGTAAGTAAATATACTTTATAATATAAGTcagttgtgtaatattttaaatagttaaataattaaatagttaCTCCTTTGCAATAAAGaaaatagtaacttgctcttacatcctacaacactgtggccagatAGGTGACATTATACAGTAGCCCTGATAGAAAAAAAGTCTAATGGTGACTTAGGGGTGAGGGCACACCTATTATGCAAGAAAATAATATTAGGCGTCAATGAACTAACCTGGCTTGAGGGTGTTTCTCTGCCACTCTCTCCACCTCCTTCTGTCAAGCCAGTTCTCTTCTGCCTTCCATTTCTTAACTACCTGAGCTTCAGTATTGGGAAGATATTTTTCTCCCTCTAAAACCGGCTGGTTAGCCTCTCCAcagctctttctcttttctcctctaGCTCCACAGTTATCCATTATTGCTTCACTATCAGAATCTGAAGTCACTCTCTTTACACTGGATTCTCACGGATAGCAGCTGCACTGTTGTGATGCTTCTCTCTCAGTGACCTAAGACAGAATGTCAGAATTAGGAGCTCAGGAAGCTCCTGTATAGAACTCTTCCAGTGTGACATCACACTAAGAGGGTTCTACTCGGTTGTCACGGTGATGTTTAGAATTTGTGTATGGCCATGTGCACttactttatttacatttaaaccaGAGAGATGGTTTGGGAGATGATTAAACCCAGAATACTTTTTGTGACCCTCACCTAAAGGGTTAAGATGAGGGTAATTTACCATTTTCTCTACTGTAGACAACTTGCTGAAAACTAAGGGCCCCAAAACTTGTAGTATGTGGGGTTATTGTAAAGcataattacagtattataatgcATTTGTTTATGCCaaaacttactttaaaaaaaagctgtaatacATTGTAATTAGTTTACGGTAAATTATTACTCTTATTGTATAGTAACATGCTGTAATTGTTTTCACAGtcaattactgtaattttacaatcaTTTACTTGCCAATAACTTGCTGTAAAATGTACAAACAGCCTTtagtactgtttttttattattataaacaacTACAGCCTGTAGTACTATTTGTtttacaatattataataaacaaCTACAGCCTTTAGtactgtttttatattatattaaacaagCCTATAGTACTGTGTTTATATTCtaataaaccactacagcctATAGAACTATATTTATACTATAGTAAACCACTACAGCCTATAGTGCTGTGTTTTTACTATAGTACCCTTTTGTCTTTTAATAAACTGCAAGTCAAGAAACAAAAACTGACACAAATTTTTAGCTTAGAAATGCAATGAACAAGACCATCTATCAACATACATCATTTCTTAAGCAAAATAAAGTTTCTCCTTTAATCTTGAGGCTGAATGACTCCACGCTTTGCTCGATTTCCCACCACGCAGAACTCACACGGATGGCTATTGGActaaataaatgttgtttaattaattctacctttaaaataatatttttagttttaggtctattttataattcttacacttaaaataatatatatgtattttttaatatatatattttataattcttcCTTTCAAATATTATATTCCTAGCTGGCACACAACCGCCCTTTAAcgttaaaatgtggttgaaatatgactaaagtaatgtatgttgttgtttcaacgttgaaacaacgttgaatcaacttttaatgttcaatggttgtgctaacattgAAATTGTAACgctgaatcaacataatgtcctcaaccttctgccttttaaatcagccttttacatttcattaccatataatttctaaaaacagctgtatggaggaatgaaacagtgtttaacttctatttgcagtaactgcttttttaatttaacatcatgttcatgttctaatagttttactgttttagtgtttttgagatcagatgctGAATCAGactggtagtggtgggtaactttctttatactcagctttactgcagtgatgctacactctgttaaccataggattttctcattttagtgagctatggtttattaaaggatGAACATATGACGTTAAACAATGTTGCtatatcaatgttgattcacttttcaaaatcaacgttgattcaatgtttagtcaacgttgaaatgccagctgggtttagttttaagtctattttataattCTCTCTTTCAAATAATATACTTCATTTTAAGTCAATAttataattctccctttcaaataatacatttcatttaaagtctATTTTATAACTCCCCTTTCAAATATTtcgttttaagtctattttataattctccctttGCAAATATTTTTAGTTCTAACTTAATTTTATAATTCTGCCTTTTTAAACAATGTATTTCGATTTAGGTGTATTTTATAAGTCtgcctttcaaataatatttccAGTATTAAGGGTATTTTATAATTCttcctttaaaattttatttttagttttaagtctattttataattcttcctttcaaataatatatttcattttcaatCTATTTTATAATACTCCcattcaaataatatattttgttttatataaaatataaacccgacccgacccaagcCCGtacacgttctgcccgagcccgaatCGACCCGTTTTCTTTGTTAATTGTGGTGGCAACAAGCTTATAGCTTGTTGTGGCCGCGATTAGCAGCGCCGCTCAGAAAATGTCTTAATTCACATCTAATTCACATTAAATTCACCTTCACATTACACAAACAGCATCAGCAGCACAGACACAATCAAAACAGCTGGCACGGCGGCCTAAACAACGTTAAATAACTCACCCATCAGGGAATTACTTGAAAACGAAGTCCATTCTCCTGTCCTTTTGGATGAAGTGGTTGATGGCAGGGTCATGCAACTGATCCTTTGCttttaaacccattttaaacAGTTCTTTCTTAATGGAAATCAAGGCCAAACTGTTAActttttattaaaagttaaacGGCTTGGATAACAAATTCGCAGCTCTGTCCTCCTCTATAGCGGTACTTAGGGTTGCCAACTTTTCGAAAACGAAATAAGGGATGGGGGGGCtatgattataaataaataaataaataaataaatatatatatatatatatatatatatatatatatatatatatatatatatatatatatatatatatataacctattCAATGAATTATATAACTCCAAACCATGATATATATAACACTGTATGCTAAGTTTGTTGAAAAAAATATGTGCAGACACTTTTAGTATTAGACTAATTCGAACCacatgtataatatacagtactgtgcaaatgtttaaggcaccaaagtaaattacactaatccatttatctcagcaatatgagtgttttacctggaaaaaagcaccacatatgatttggaCAGatgcaataaacataaatacagtaaaacataacaagaaattctcatttttaaccaaGTATGCTGTATcttgtgagccgagctgaagaacaaagtgtggTTCCAGAATTCTCCTTGAAGCCCTCGGCAGCTcccctgatttaccacatttaccaaaccaggtgttcacatgatgagaaataactctattaaactcagatggggagagattaggagatgttttaaggagaaaaatgctgtaaaagctctgctttttgtaaaattgctgtttgtatttattgtatttttatagttgagCTATTAAaaacttacttcacagataagaagctttttctttactgaaattcccacatgtgcctaaaacttttgcaaagTACTGTGTGTTTGGTTTAGAAATATATTGttcataacagaaatattttggcataataatatatttagaataataaatgctttcaaatgagctttgatattaatgtgaatttaataccatatCAGCTTCTGGAGATGCCTGTCGCACAGGGAACCTGGACACCGctccctctccctgtattctcctcctcAGCCTCTCGTTTCTCTCCTGCTGCGTGCTGTTCATCTCGGTACGTTAGCACTGGTCTGCGTTCTAAATCGTTCCAATCAcaggaatagtgcactatattgtgTGTTAACCAGTGGTAAATAGTGCACTGTTTCTGCAATAGGAAGGGAGTGATTTAGAACGCAGTTACAGCCACCACGCTGCCTCCCCTCTGCTTGGAGAACAGCCACTCCTGAACAGAGGCTGcgcttctgattggttgtgagtcTCCGTGTCATGGCTGTTCTCCAGCAGAGGGGGGCAGCGCCGCACGGTGTCTCTCTCTCAAACAAATCACCCGCCCTAATGACTAGCCTCAGAAATACGGGACAAAGCGTGTCCCGGATCAATTCAATACGGGACGCGTATTTTACTGCCCAAATACAGGACGATTCCGGATTTTACGGGACGGTTGGCAACTCTAGCGGTAGTGCTAGCTTCGGCTTCCATCTTGATTCAACAAACTAGCTAAGGCTGGCTAGGTTAGCTATTTCTCTCGCTAGCATCGCCACAGGAGGCAGAAATGATCATACGGTTAAGCCCGCCCACTTAGTGGAAAGATATTATTGGTCAAATTTACTGTCATTTGACACCGGCATGGCGCTGAATTACACCTGCCTGGCCCTCTGTAAATTAACAACGGGCCCACCGACCTTCAGCAGAGTCATCACAGTCCCGATAGGGGGAGACAACAGCTCCACTTTTGAACCCCTCACGTCCCAACACAAATTGAATAGACAAGTTTGAATAATTAGcttatatttttgtaattgtttagATGCTGATTGCCAACTATAAgtagatttattttttatgtttctagCTAACTAGAAAATTCCTATGACTAGATATTGGTCACTTTTCCCTAATTTTCCCTAAATTAAAAGATTGGGACAGTGGCATGGCCACTCTGCTTCTGCTTATGCATCTGCTTCCACctcgaatgggtgccatttctgtccccaggaaattatttgtataaatgtggacccaaaataactttaaagtacattttattattaaacatagtgTCTTATACATTGACCTTAATGcaaaagatatgtaattaaaaacattaattaaaaatactTAGAATTTTTGTTACCAGTCCCCACTCTCTAATTATAAATTTTAtcatgaaatataaaataataaaatccttcagagatgtatttttcccatctatgctttaaaaatatatttttactaataaatacataatattttaattaaaatacacattttatttgtgtccctgggtttcactcagtcctgttactgtaacatatCACCCCATctaaaacattctacaagtcgcatctacaacaggaagtgatatcagttggttcttctgaagatcatgggaagaccaaaatgtccctcatttgtttttctgtatatttgatcttactgtaactatgactgaggggatcaatctcaacactcattcctgttacctaaattaaatcaattacatttacatttacattaattaatttattacattttgggaaaatcactagaacaGGGATGAGTGatgagttccaataacaggagtgagtgccagtgacaggaaTAAGTtgcaataacaggagtgagttccagtaacaggagtgaaatcaaaggaattagtggacttgcttttaaacatgctttttaaatgtcacatgagttttggtaacaggactgagaaaaatataACCTTAACCATAAATCTTCAGCTTAACTTAATTAgttaaagctgcctgagattgaccagtacatgttttaatttAGACACAGCAGAGTTATAAAAAGGgttataaaaaataagtttagtttgaaagagttacaacaagcaaatggcacccattgggTGGATTGGCCCCTATGTTTGGCCTCAAGCTCTTTATCACAGCTACATGCTCTTCTTGGTGGAATCTCATAGCACGTTTGCAAGCACAGTTTGGGTCGGATGTTTGTGTCTTTGTCTGATTGTTCGATGCGACGTGAGGAAGCTGTTGACTGTTGTATTTTTACCTGAGAGGCAGATTTCTAAAGAGCTTTATTCAACACTTACATTTAACTCATCTAAAGTTCACCTACCGGCGAGGCTCTCGGTGCGAAGCTTCAAacacgtatatatataaaaaactgacTGTGATCTGAATACCAATTTAAGCAGAGTTCTCTTTGTTGGCGCTCTAATAATATCTGTCGTTCTCATCCCCCTCTCTTCTCTCGTCCTCGGCCTCCTTTCACAGCTTCTCTGTTTGATGACGCTCTTTGTGCTGCTGATCTTCAGTGTTGGCAGATTTCGTCTGATTTTAGATTAACTGACTCCTctttgtgctttctctctctctctctctctctctctctctctctctctttctcgctctctctctctacacataTATCTTGTGCAAACactggacaggaactagtattgtgtcccatgacttttgccatgcccaaTAGaatctaaagaacactgcactgatctgtgggatatgcatgaGGGGTGTCCTGCATTAAATGCGGATGTGATTTCTTCCAAATTCGCTTGTCTTCTAACAGACaattcactgtgctgtccaccatgggtggtaatgccctctTTTATGGTGTGTTCCTGATACACAtatgaccagtgttgggcacgttactttcaaaaaataaatagttactagttacttctccaaaaaagtaactgagttactaactgagttattTCCCTATAAAAGTAActggttaccagtaaaagtaactattgcgttactattgcgtgacgttttttttaaattcaaattaagCAACAGATGTAATCAATTATaagttttagatttttaaatcaacctcactgtgatctattgTTCTACAAAtgcgttttcagcttctcctccttggttgaaaggcagctgttctgtgtgtgtgaggctcgtatcaAACACAGCGGAACTgttttgccggagggcggggctgtgctcatgcagcggctctctctgaTGAATAGGATGcactgtgctggtggacggggagaggatgCGTCTTTCTTGCAGCGCGccacactaacactaaaatttcaTTTTAAGTCGTGGCCACAAA
This DNA window, taken from Astyanax mexicanus isolate ESR-SI-001 chromosome 5, AstMex3_surface, whole genome shotgun sequence, encodes the following:
- the LOC103031295 gene encoding serine/threonine-protein kinase pim-1, giving the protein MDNCGARGEKRKSCGEANQPVLEGEKYLPNTEAQVVKKWKAEENWLDRRRWREWQRNTLKPGKEIRIRELLNTEAQASRKRKIEETCPERQIQRDAPKPGEERKVRDLPNTEAQVYKKRKTEETCPERQIQTDAPKPDTFASRYITGCKLGQGGFGAVFAGTRISDGLEVAIKCVMKQRYEKCIRDPAGRIVPYEVAMMMRMSNPPVRNIIQLVEWFDEPKRFILIVERPPCCMDLNVFIHRCGGSLNERTAKSIMLQAVQAVRTCHERGVFHRDIKLENFLINPRTLELKLIDFGCGDWVKSTGYNSFAGTRIYCPPEHLIEGRYHAKPATVWSLGVLLYRMVCGFFPFRNDWEICGGLRCIRKGLSHECCDLIMRCLQPRPNWRPCFEQILHHNWFHV